Proteins from one Nomia melanderi isolate GNS246 chromosome 3, iyNomMela1, whole genome shotgun sequence genomic window:
- the Fbxl4 gene encoding F box and leucine-rich-repeat gene 4 isoform X1: protein MISHDETKVEILPISGEKIEGKEETVVFVEQYVKDVCDFSSQYGSNISISYTAYNIAGNPSKFPDYGDFPQAFVMRTYGPWWDKAPSRLIDYMPQNNGDIVSQDYIDLEFYQEVYPIRVSIYETYNPGSVVGVWAQNSDGKWYQLWSGVPQSVPHKPRIFSPRLQLCNFKTKMIRLEFNHDLLDYYTELDAVLLIGTSELIVPNNNLHNQNLNDLIQHLGYLEYSSEDTYNLTPDYLKANQDLSILKKTLSKHCKLFKSMIVDNMSKGKLVSKIGQHYQSVPPLEEAFNSLQQFLQEDFPKLIRDIQHSKSSTLFEQDNSPNDRFSISLTDSEYQPCGSFSALPDETVLKILKNLDLRSLCCLCRVNRHFNNIARDALLYTSLNLKPYWYCLDTSALNYLASRCKYLQQLDLSWCGNYNMIKYQDFIHFIHTSGTLLTHLRLNCCQFVNDTVIFEISKVCKNLKELCLRNCMGITNEGFSKLECLELLERLELYRTNIETSTLCTILKNNIQMRHLNLAGMHDRLNIDEIAVELGNSCPYLESVDFWKAQTLTPHGVRALSHCSNLREVDFGWCGGMGAPGDSLRALLSSCQYLEKVFLAALRGLTDRDLEPLLQCQRLQQLDLLGARSLTPDICYKFILFCPKLEMIDLSFCEGISDFIVQEWRQFFPRVSIKRSFQVTSRDML, encoded by the exons atGATATCTCATGACGAGACAAAAGTTGAAATACTACCGATAAGTGGAgaaaaaattgaaggaaaagaagaaactgtTGTATTTGTCGAACAATATGTGAAAGATGTGTGTGACTTTAGCTCTCAGTATGGAAGTAATATCAGTATTTCTTACACGGCTTATAATATTGCTGGAAATCCCAGTAAATTTCCGGACTATGGAGATTTTCCACAAGCTTTTGTTATG AGAACTTATGGGCCATGGTGGGACAAAGCACCATCAAGACTGATAGATTATATGCCGCAAAATAATGGAGATATTGTAAGCCAGGATTATATag ATTTAGAATTTTATCAAGAGGTATATCCAATTAGAGTTTCAATATATGAAACTTATAATCCTGGAAGTGTGGTTGGGGTATGGGCACAAAATTCGGATGGAAAATGGTATCAATTATGGAGCGGTGTTCCTCAAAGTGTTCCACATAAGCCACGCATATTTTCTCCTCGTTTACAGCTAtgcaattttaaaacaaaaatgataaGACTGGAATTTAATCACGacttattagattattatacaGAATTAGATGCTGTATTACTTATTGGAACGTCTGAATTAATTGTTCCTaacaataatttacataatcaaaatttaaatgacctTATACAACATTTGGGTTACCTTGAATATAGTAGCGAAGATACTTATAATCTAACACCAGATTATTTAAAAGCAAATCAAGATTTATCAATTCTAAAAAAAACTCTTTCTAAGCACTGTAAACTTTTTAAAAG TATGATTGTAGATAATATGTCCAAGGGTAAATTAGTATCCAAAATAGGTCAACATTATCAGTCCGTTCCTCCTCTAGAAGAAGCATTCAATAGTTTAcaacaatttttacaagaagATTTTCCTAAATTGATCAGAGATATTCAACATTCAAAATCAAGTACATTATTTGAACAAGATAATTCTCCTAACGAtagattttcaatatcattaacTGATTCTGAATATCAACCTTGTGGCAGTTTCTCAGCACTTCCA gATGAAACAGtactgaaaattttaaaaaatttggacTTAAGATCTCTGTGTTGTTTGTGCAGAGTAAACAGACATTTTAATAACATTGCAAGGGATGCTTTGTTATATACAAGTCTCAATTTAAAACCTTACTGGTATTGTTTAGATACGTCGGCATTAAATTATTTAGCGTCTagatgtaaatatttacaacaatTAGATCTATCATGGTGTGGAAATTATAATATGATTAAGTATCaagattttatacattttattcacACATCTGGAACTCTTCTGACACACTTAAGATTAAACTGTTGTCAGTTTGTTAATGATACAGTTATCTTTGAAATATCGAAagtttgtaaaaatttaaaag aattatgtTTACGCAACTGTATGGGCATAACAAATGAAGGATTTTCGAAACTTGAATGCTTAGAATTGCTCGAACGTTTGGAACTTTATAgaacaaatattgaaacttcCACATTATGCactatattgaaaaataatattcaaatgcgACATTTGAATTTAGCAGGGATGCATGATCGGttaaatattgatgaaattGCAGTTGAATTAGGAAATTCTTGTCCATACTTAGAAAGTGTAGATTTTTGGAAAGCGCAGACTTTAACACCACACGGAGTTAGAGCTTTATCACATTGCAGTAATCTCCGAGAAGTTGATTTTGGATGGTG tGGTGGAATGGGTGCACCCGGTGACTCTTTACGAGCACTACTATCTTCATGTCAATACTTAGAGAAAGTATTTTTAGCAGCACTCCGAGGATTAACAGATCGTGATTTAGAACCACTTTTACAGTGTCAACGATTGCAACAATTAGATTTATTGGGAGCACGTTCTCTTACTCCTGATATATGttataagtttattttattttgtccaAAGTTAGAAATGATTGATCTTAGCTTTTGTGAAGGCATTAGTGATTTTATAGTACAAGAGTGGCGTCAATTCTTTCCACGTGTTTCTATTAAAAGAAGTTTTCAAGTTACCAGTCGAG
- the Fbxl4 gene encoding F box and leucine-rich-repeat gene 4 isoform X2, whose translation MPQNNGDIVSQDYIDLEFYQEVYPIRVSIYETYNPGSVVGVWAQNSDGKWYQLWSGVPQSVPHKPRIFSPRLQLCNFKTKMIRLEFNHDLLDYYTELDAVLLIGTSELIVPNNNLHNQNLNDLIQHLGYLEYSSEDTYNLTPDYLKANQDLSILKKTLSKHCKLFKSMIVDNMSKGKLVSKIGQHYQSVPPLEEAFNSLQQFLQEDFPKLIRDIQHSKSSTLFEQDNSPNDRFSISLTDSEYQPCGSFSALPDETVLKILKNLDLRSLCCLCRVNRHFNNIARDALLYTSLNLKPYWYCLDTSALNYLASRCKYLQQLDLSWCGNYNMIKYQDFIHFIHTSGTLLTHLRLNCCQFVNDTVIFEISKVCKNLKELCLRNCMGITNEGFSKLECLELLERLELYRTNIETSTLCTILKNNIQMRHLNLAGMHDRLNIDEIAVELGNSCPYLESVDFWKAQTLTPHGVRALSHCSNLREVDFGWCGGMGAPGDSLRALLSSCQYLEKVFLAALRGLTDRDLEPLLQCQRLQQLDLLGARSLTPDICYKFILFCPKLEMIDLSFCEGISDFIVQEWRQFFPRVSIKRSFQVTSRDML comes from the exons ATGCCGCAAAATAATGGAGATATTGTAAGCCAGGATTATATag ATTTAGAATTTTATCAAGAGGTATATCCAATTAGAGTTTCAATATATGAAACTTATAATCCTGGAAGTGTGGTTGGGGTATGGGCACAAAATTCGGATGGAAAATGGTATCAATTATGGAGCGGTGTTCCTCAAAGTGTTCCACATAAGCCACGCATATTTTCTCCTCGTTTACAGCTAtgcaattttaaaacaaaaatgataaGACTGGAATTTAATCACGacttattagattattatacaGAATTAGATGCTGTATTACTTATTGGAACGTCTGAATTAATTGTTCCTaacaataatttacataatcaaaatttaaatgacctTATACAACATTTGGGTTACCTTGAATATAGTAGCGAAGATACTTATAATCTAACACCAGATTATTTAAAAGCAAATCAAGATTTATCAATTCTAAAAAAAACTCTTTCTAAGCACTGTAAACTTTTTAAAAG TATGATTGTAGATAATATGTCCAAGGGTAAATTAGTATCCAAAATAGGTCAACATTATCAGTCCGTTCCTCCTCTAGAAGAAGCATTCAATAGTTTAcaacaatttttacaagaagATTTTCCTAAATTGATCAGAGATATTCAACATTCAAAATCAAGTACATTATTTGAACAAGATAATTCTCCTAACGAtagattttcaatatcattaacTGATTCTGAATATCAACCTTGTGGCAGTTTCTCAGCACTTCCA gATGAAACAGtactgaaaattttaaaaaatttggacTTAAGATCTCTGTGTTGTTTGTGCAGAGTAAACAGACATTTTAATAACATTGCAAGGGATGCTTTGTTATATACAAGTCTCAATTTAAAACCTTACTGGTATTGTTTAGATACGTCGGCATTAAATTATTTAGCGTCTagatgtaaatatttacaacaatTAGATCTATCATGGTGTGGAAATTATAATATGATTAAGTATCaagattttatacattttattcacACATCTGGAACTCTTCTGACACACTTAAGATTAAACTGTTGTCAGTTTGTTAATGATACAGTTATCTTTGAAATATCGAAagtttgtaaaaatttaaaag aattatgtTTACGCAACTGTATGGGCATAACAAATGAAGGATTTTCGAAACTTGAATGCTTAGAATTGCTCGAACGTTTGGAACTTTATAgaacaaatattgaaacttcCACATTATGCactatattgaaaaataatattcaaatgcgACATTTGAATTTAGCAGGGATGCATGATCGGttaaatattgatgaaattGCAGTTGAATTAGGAAATTCTTGTCCATACTTAGAAAGTGTAGATTTTTGGAAAGCGCAGACTTTAACACCACACGGAGTTAGAGCTTTATCACATTGCAGTAATCTCCGAGAAGTTGATTTTGGATGGTG tGGTGGAATGGGTGCACCCGGTGACTCTTTACGAGCACTACTATCTTCATGTCAATACTTAGAGAAAGTATTTTTAGCAGCACTCCGAGGATTAACAGATCGTGATTTAGAACCACTTTTACAGTGTCAACGATTGCAACAATTAGATTTATTGGGAGCACGTTCTCTTACTCCTGATATATGttataagtttattttattttgtccaAAGTTAGAAATGATTGATCTTAGCTTTTGTGAAGGCATTAGTGATTTTATAGTACAAGAGTGGCGTCAATTCTTTCCACGTGTTTCTATTAAAAGAAGTTTTCAAGTTACCAGTCGAG